One genomic segment of Pirellulales bacterium includes these proteins:
- a CDS encoding aldo/keto reductase, with the protein MQRRTVLKGISMAAAGSGPLLGFFESLTAAEAAAAEVAFTESTASAVAAIAQHRPPETTRGDMRYRKLGRTGEEVSLIGVGGYHIGSVKDESEATKIIRTAIDRGVNFMDNCWDYHDGDSERRMGNALKDGYREKVFLMTKFDGRTKKAAAQQLDESLKRLQTDRVDLLQFHENIRLEDPDRFFADGGAREALEAAKQAGKIRYIGFTGHKDPAVHLRMLEVAQEHDFHFDTAQMPINVMDAHFRSFLLQVVPQLMAQEIALLGMKPIASGEIMQTGTVSATECLHYAMSMPTSVVITGIDSMKILDQALDAVKTFKPLDEAALQALLARTADVAKHGRYERFKTDNPFDSTAKNPQWLG; encoded by the coding sequence ATGCAGCGTCGCACCGTATTGAAAGGCATCAGCATGGCCGCTGCCGGATCGGGCCCGCTGTTGGGCTTTTTTGAATCACTGACAGCTGCCGAAGCTGCCGCGGCGGAAGTGGCCTTCACCGAATCGACCGCTTCGGCCGTTGCCGCCATTGCTCAGCACCGTCCACCGGAAACTACTCGGGGCGATATGCGTTACCGCAAGCTCGGCCGCACGGGTGAGGAAGTTTCGCTCATCGGCGTGGGGGGATACCACATTGGCAGCGTGAAGGACGAAAGCGAGGCCACCAAAATCATTCGCACCGCCATCGATCGTGGCGTTAACTTTATGGACAACTGCTGGGATTACCACGATGGCGATAGCGAACGCCGGATGGGCAACGCCCTGAAAGACGGTTACCGCGAAAAAGTATTTTTAATGACCAAGTTCGACGGCCGCACCAAAAAAGCCGCGGCCCAGCAACTCGACGAAAGCTTGAAGCGATTGCAGACCGATCGCGTCGATTTGCTTCAATTCCACGAAAACATTCGCCTGGAAGATCCAGACCGTTTCTTTGCCGACGGCGGCGCGCGGGAAGCGCTCGAGGCAGCCAAGCAGGCGGGCAAAATTCGCTACATCGGGTTCACCGGTCACAAAGATCCGGCCGTGCACTTGCGCATGTTGGAAGTGGCTCAAGAGCACGACTTCCACTTCGATACCGCGCAAATGCCCATCAATGTGATGGACGCCCACTTTCGCAGTTTTCTGTTGCAGGTTGTGCCGCAGCTCATGGCACAGGAAATCGCTCTGCTGGGAATGAAGCCAATTGCCAGCGGCGAAATTATGCAAACAGGCACCGTTAGCGCCACCGAGTGTTTGCATTATGCCATGAGCATGCCCACTTCGGTCGTCATTACCGGCATTGACTCGATGAAAATTCTCGACCAAGCGCTCGACGCGGTGAAAACCTTTAAGCCGCTCGACGAAGCTGCGTTGCAAGCCTTGCTGGCCCGCACCGCCGACGTCGCCAAACACGGCCGCTACGAGCGCTTCAAAACCGACAATCCGTTCGACAGCACGGCGAAAAATCCGCAATGGCTGGGATGA
- a CDS encoding WecB/TagA/CpsF family glycosyltransferase produces the protein MKTNAVQWPTKYDLFGVQISAVQVDDACDAILEAAHQGQSAAVSAFSVHALIEAATKPPLMAKVNRFGVITPDGQPVRWALNWLYGTRLPSNVRGSELMWRLCQRAETEDVSIYLYGGSPETLAALEANLHIAFPVLKIPGAESPPFRPLSPAEDAAMVQRVNASGAGLMFLGLGCPKQDYFAAEHLDSIHAVQLCVGAAFDFHAGTKSAAPVWMQRHGLEWLYRLFQEPRRLWKRYLVTNTIFVAKLFFAIMQIKLRAIGRLFQKRNNTVPIETEQNDAHSTVRVEAAHPLLRESARASSTATRHS, from the coding sequence ATGAAAACCAACGCGGTTCAGTGGCCCACCAAATATGATTTGTTTGGCGTGCAAATCAGCGCCGTGCAAGTGGATGATGCCTGCGATGCAATTTTAGAGGCTGCTCACCAGGGCCAATCGGCCGCGGTTTCAGCATTTTCGGTGCATGCCTTGATCGAAGCGGCCACCAAGCCGCCTCTCATGGCAAAAGTAAACCGCTTCGGCGTAATTACGCCCGACGGCCAGCCGGTTCGCTGGGCGTTAAACTGGCTATATGGCACACGCTTGCCTAGCAACGTGCGCGGATCGGAATTAATGTGGCGACTTTGCCAGCGCGCCGAAACCGAGGACGTGTCGATCTATTTGTATGGCGGCTCCCCGGAAACGCTGGCGGCGCTGGAGGCAAATTTGCATATCGCGTTTCCTGTATTAAAAATCCCCGGGGCCGAATCTCCGCCGTTCCGCCCGCTTTCGCCTGCGGAAGATGCAGCGATGGTCCAACGTGTGAACGCCAGCGGGGCCGGACTGATGTTTCTCGGCCTAGGCTGCCCCAAGCAAGATTACTTCGCCGCGGAACATCTCGATTCCATTCATGCGGTTCAATTGTGCGTAGGAGCGGCGTTCGATTTCCACGCCGGAACTAAATCGGCGGCGCCAGTTTGGATGCAGCGCCACGGACTGGAATGGCTATACCGGCTGTTTCAAGAACCGCGGCGGCTGTGGAAGCGTTACCTGGTAACCAATACCATTTTTGTCGCCAAGCTATTTTTTGCCATCATGCAGATTAAGCTGCGAGCGATCGGCCGGCTGTTTCAAAAACGCAACAACACCGTACCTATCGAAACCGAGCAAAACGACGCCCACAGCACTGTGCGTGTGGAAGCCGCTCATCCTCTGCTGCGGGAATCAGCACGGGCATCCAGCACAGCAACCCGTCACAGTTGA
- a CDS encoding Calx-beta domain-containing protein, with the protein MHDDGDPTDWLDHFTDDNALLQQLQLTPPSQVAQLSNAAPGSQADPSVVGQWGPLQQWPVEFINAIMLPTGKVMGWDRLMNIRLWDPTTGQITIPNNPGYNIFCTGMSLLADGSVLVTGGHVDNLVGLPFSSIYNPFTDTWKQLPNINGGRWYPSSTTLANGDVLILSGATNMAGNDDPLPQVYDVTANKWIDLTTAEQSLPLYPRTFSAPNGDVFVAGSQQLSEYIDTTGTGALIPVANRIDPDRDYGSAVMYAPGKILYVGGGSPATNSAEIIDLNQPNPQWQEVSPMAFARRNCNATLLPDGEVLVTGGNTGSAQYDGDPVTAAEIWNPATETFTTLSSESDVRWYHSTALLLPDGRILSGSGDNHLTEQVYSPSYLFEGPRPTITSAPQTVEYGDNFFVGTPDASSITKVEWIRMGTATHAENWDQYAVDASFATVAGGLNVAAPYTPNSSPPGYYMLFILKGDVPSVAAIIRVGATLPSMSVANIAVTERAAGNTTNAVFTVNLELSSAKTVTVAYSTADGTAVAGKNYTAQSGVLTFNPGVTSQTVTVPVIGDGINDPNLTFSLNLSSPSEAALAQASAQCLIRDFNSLPVLQIQGVTMQEGNSGTTNANFVVTLSSPRTQAVTVAYTTVDGTATAGKDYISQNATLTFPAGATQETISVPVIGDTIDEPHNWFFVDLSSPVGATVDVGQAECYIYNDDNAPFVSIPTTATVTEPGVGGVTNLVLTATLSAASGRTVTVGWQTLANGTAVDGTNYSGQYGGLTFDPGVTSQTFTIPILNDNVKTPDLTFSIQLQASLINGTYGNMVTNVTITNSDALPSISLGNASVTEGNSGNKSMTFTVKLSAPTNQAVTVNYATSAGTATANTDYVQTTGVLTIPANATSATFTVPVKGDTTVESDETFNVTLSTPSGATIAVGKAVGAILDDDGAPVPATPTGLTASASFGAAVLSWQAVPGATSYSIYRGLSSNSEGTTPVITGVTGTTFTDSGLTNGKPYYYWITAVTKQGATNFESAASNEVVIAPTSLSFPYFFTHQSYALVGFPTSQSNLLSLNGWNIENVGFYGTYMQLTDGGTNQTDSFFTQNPVSVGRFTTNFTFEQIPTINYVGSDIGSGLTFTIQGDGPTALGADDSGLGYAGIGNSVAVKFDLTDDAGEGPDSTGLYTDGANPTSANSIDLRNTGIDLHSGHLFNVAMSYDGATLTVTLEDTVTQATATQSYAVNIPAIVGGGQAYVGFTAGTGEESAIQSISNWTFTPAPNAPSGLQATSPSGSQVNLTWTNNDPNATGTVIQRKAGAGGTYVTIGSTSTQAANSFTDTTAIPGTMYFYRVQATDSGSTSVFSNEASATTVSAHADLQVTVTDGQTSATPGSAVTYTIVVSNAGPDAVAGVNIVDSLSSGFDTTFGNVTFTATATGDASGFWASAYGTVNNTVTMPAGSTITYTVHATVLPGATGSIANTATVTGPTGETEINPGNNTATDTDTISGTPHADLQVTASDGQNSILPGSTVTYTIVVSNAGPATVAGANIVDNLPSTFSSITFSATATGGASGFWQNAFGNLNNTVTMPPGSTITYLLTGTLSSTATGSVSNTATVTDPAGVTENNPANNTATDTDTVGGTPTADLQVTVTDGQTTLAPGSTVTYTIVVSNAGPSTVTGANIVDNLPATFSNISFTATATGDASGFWQSAFGNLNNTVTMPPGSTITYLLTGTLSPTAIGTIANTATITGSAGVTELNPANNTATDTDTVAATPQADLQITMTDGQTTVSPGAAVTYTIVVTNAGPNTVTGANIVTTLSSGFDTTFGATTFTATATGDASGFWGSAFGNVNNTVTMPPGSTITYLLHASLLPGVTTGSVSGTASVTAPAGVNEINPANNTATDTDTVNGTPHADLQVTVTDGQTTATPGSAVTYTIVVTNAGPSTVVGANIVDNLPAVYSSPSFTATATGNASGFWQSAVGNLNNTVTMPPASTITYLLTGTLSGTATGSVANTATVTAPVGVVENNPANNTATDTDTVGNQPHALVAQATPAAAPTPMLNFPNGFVGTSSQLSLNGSSASIAGSNLQLTTGGKNQAASIFARTPVNVTNFSTRFALQFAGGTNPLGDGMTFTIQGTGMKALGSNGGNLGYGSIKKSIAVKFDLFSNAGEGANSTGLYTNGAAPTSAKSNNLNGSGIDLHSGHVFDVAMNYDGAKLTVTITDMVTQATATQSYTVNIPSLVGGKTAYVGFTAGTSANTAVQKVLNWTYAALPPAVVVTPTTSTATAGAAKTTVTTAGSTPQATSAVKLSSAVSNESAAATSTAKSKSSSTSSTNTAGTAELLQSLPKLG; encoded by the coding sequence ATGCACGATGACGGCGATCCGACCGACTGGCTGGATCACTTCACCGACGATAACGCGCTGCTCCAGCAACTCCAGCTGACTCCCCCGTCGCAAGTTGCGCAATTGTCGAATGCCGCTCCTGGGTCACAAGCAGATCCATCTGTCGTCGGGCAGTGGGGACCGTTGCAACAGTGGCCGGTCGAGTTCATTAACGCCATCATGTTGCCGACCGGAAAGGTGATGGGTTGGGATCGGTTGATGAATATCCGGCTGTGGGATCCGACGACCGGGCAAATTACCATCCCCAACAACCCGGGCTACAACATCTTCTGCACAGGCATGTCGCTGTTGGCCGACGGCAGCGTGTTGGTAACCGGTGGGCACGTCGACAATTTGGTCGGCTTGCCGTTCTCTTCGATTTACAATCCGTTCACAGATACTTGGAAACAACTGCCCAACATTAATGGGGGGCGGTGGTATCCCTCATCGACGACACTTGCCAATGGCGATGTATTGATTCTTTCCGGCGCTACGAACATGGCTGGCAATGACGATCCGTTGCCGCAGGTTTATGACGTTACCGCCAACAAATGGATCGACCTAACGACCGCGGAACAATCGTTGCCCCTTTATCCGCGCACGTTCTCTGCGCCCAACGGCGACGTGTTTGTGGCCGGTTCGCAGCAACTGTCGGAATACATCGATACCACAGGCACCGGGGCGTTGATTCCGGTAGCCAATCGCATCGACCCGGACCGAGACTATGGATCAGCCGTGATGTACGCGCCCGGAAAAATTCTGTATGTCGGCGGCGGTTCGCCGGCAACCAATTCGGCGGAAATTATCGATTTGAACCAGCCGAATCCGCAGTGGCAAGAAGTCTCGCCCATGGCCTTTGCACGCCGCAATTGCAACGCGACATTGTTGCCCGACGGCGAGGTTTTAGTTACAGGAGGAAACACCGGCTCGGCCCAATACGACGGCGACCCGGTAACCGCGGCGGAAATTTGGAATCCTGCGACTGAAACCTTCACCACATTGTCCAGTGAGTCCGACGTTCGCTGGTATCATTCCACCGCCTTGTTGTTGCCTGATGGGCGTATATTGTCTGGCAGCGGCGATAATCACCTCACCGAGCAAGTCTATTCCCCGTCATATTTATTTGAAGGCCCGCGACCAACGATCACCTCTGCTCCGCAAACGGTGGAGTACGGCGACAATTTCTTCGTCGGCACGCCGGATGCCTCCTCCATCACAAAAGTGGAATGGATCCGGATGGGCACGGCAACCCACGCTGAGAATTGGGATCAATATGCGGTGGATGCCTCGTTTGCCACGGTTGCCGGAGGCTTGAATGTGGCCGCGCCGTATACGCCCAACAGTTCGCCGCCAGGTTATTACATGCTGTTTATTTTGAAGGGCGATGTGCCTTCGGTGGCTGCCATCATTCGAGTGGGCGCCACGCTGCCCTCGATGTCCGTCGCCAACATTGCAGTCACGGAGCGAGCAGCGGGCAACACAACCAATGCCGTCTTCACGGTGAATTTGGAGCTTTCTAGCGCGAAGACCGTCACGGTGGCTTATTCAACCGCCGATGGCACCGCGGTTGCCGGCAAAAACTATACGGCGCAAAGCGGCGTACTCACGTTCAATCCAGGCGTGACGAGCCAAACCGTAACTGTGCCCGTCATTGGCGATGGAATTAATGATCCGAATTTAACGTTCTCGCTGAATTTATCATCGCCGTCGGAAGCTGCTTTAGCTCAGGCCTCGGCCCAGTGCCTCATCCGCGATTTCAACTCCCTGCCCGTGTTGCAAATCCAGGGCGTCACCATGCAGGAAGGCAACTCGGGAACAACGAATGCCAATTTTGTGGTTACGCTGTCTTCGCCCCGCACACAGGCGGTGACCGTGGCTTATACCACCGTCGATGGAACTGCAACGGCGGGCAAGGATTACATTTCGCAAAATGCCACTTTGACCTTCCCGGCGGGTGCTACGCAGGAAACGATTTCGGTCCCGGTAATCGGCGACACGATTGATGAGCCGCACAATTGGTTTTTTGTTGATTTGTCCTCGCCCGTGGGTGCGACGGTCGATGTGGGGCAGGCGGAATGCTACATCTACAACGACGACAATGCGCCCTTCGTTTCCATACCGACCACGGCGACGGTGACCGAACCAGGCGTCGGCGGCGTTACCAATTTGGTTCTTACTGCCACACTTTCGGCGGCCAGCGGTAGGACGGTTACTGTCGGCTGGCAAACGTTGGCTAACGGAACGGCGGTCGACGGCACGAATTATTCGGGTCAATACGGCGGATTAACGTTCGATCCGGGCGTCACTTCGCAGACATTTACCATTCCAATTCTTAACGATAACGTTAAGACGCCCGACCTTACCTTCAGCATCCAGTTGCAAGCTTCGTTGATTAACGGCACGTATGGGAACATGGTCACCAACGTGACCATCACCAATAGTGATGCCCTGCCGAGCATTTCTTTAGGAAACGCCTCGGTGACGGAAGGCAATTCTGGCAACAAATCAATGACGTTCACGGTAAAGCTTTCGGCGCCAACGAATCAGGCGGTCACCGTGAATTACGCAACATCCGCCGGCACGGCCACGGCAAATACCGACTACGTTCAAACCACGGGCGTCTTGACGATTCCAGCCAACGCCACCTCGGCCACGTTTACCGTGCCGGTTAAGGGAGACACGACTGTTGAATCGGACGAAACTTTTAACGTCACACTGAGTACTCCTTCGGGGGCAACCATTGCGGTCGGAAAAGCAGTTGGCGCCATTTTGGACGACGATGGTGCTCCTGTTCCGGCCACGCCCACCGGTTTGACGGCCTCGGCGTCATTTGGAGCGGCGGTTCTTTCTTGGCAAGCTGTGCCTGGCGCCACCAGCTACAGCATCTATCGCGGCCTGAGTTCCAACAGCGAAGGAACCACGCCGGTGATAACGGGCGTGACGGGCACGACCTTTACCGATTCCGGGCTAACCAATGGCAAGCCGTACTACTATTGGATTACCGCCGTCACGAAGCAAGGCGCGACGAACTTCGAAAGTGCCGCCTCGAACGAAGTGGTTATTGCGCCCACCTCGCTTTCGTTCCCGTATTTCTTCACACATCAAAGTTATGCTTTAGTCGGCTTCCCGACAAGTCAGAGCAACCTGCTGAGCTTGAACGGTTGGAATATCGAAAACGTCGGTTTCTACGGGACTTACATGCAATTGACCGATGGCGGCACGAACCAAACCGACAGCTTCTTTACGCAAAACCCGGTTTCGGTTGGCCGCTTCACCACGAATTTTACGTTCGAGCAAATTCCCACCATCAACTATGTGGGCAGCGACATCGGCAGCGGCTTAACCTTTACCATCCAAGGCGACGGACCAACGGCGCTGGGCGCGGACGATTCCGGATTGGGCTATGCCGGAATTGGCAATAGCGTGGCGGTGAAGTTCGACTTAACCGACGATGCCGGCGAAGGGCCCGATTCCACTGGGTTGTATACCGACGGAGCGAACCCGACATCGGCCAATTCTATCGATTTGCGCAACACAGGCATCGATTTGCACAGCGGGCACTTGTTTAACGTGGCCATGAGTTACGATGGCGCTACGCTGACGGTGACCCTCGAAGATACCGTCACGCAGGCTACGGCCACGCAATCGTATGCCGTGAACATTCCAGCGATTGTCGGCGGCGGCCAAGCTTACGTGGGCTTTACGGCAGGCACTGGTGAGGAATCGGCCATTCAGTCGATCAGCAACTGGACATTCACCCCGGCGCCCAACGCTCCTTCAGGACTACAAGCGACATCGCCCAGCGGTTCGCAAGTAAACCTTACGTGGACGAACAACGATCCCAATGCCACAGGCACAGTGATCCAGCGAAAAGCCGGCGCGGGCGGGACGTACGTCACCATTGGATCGACCAGCACACAGGCCGCTAATTCCTTTACCGACACCACAGCAATTCCGGGCACGATGTACTTTTATCGTGTTCAAGCAACCGATAGCGGCAGCACATCAGTATTTTCTAACGAAGCCAGCGCGACCACCGTCAGCGCGCACGCCGACTTGCAAGTGACCGTGACTGACGGCCAAACCTCCGCGACACCGGGTTCCGCCGTGACTTACACGATTGTGGTGAGTAATGCCGGCCCTGATGCGGTGGCAGGCGTTAACATTGTCGATTCGCTTTCCTCGGGCTTTGATACCACGTTTGGCAACGTGACGTTCACCGCCACTGCCACCGGCGATGCTTCAGGCTTTTGGGCCAGCGCTTACGGCACCGTGAACAACACGGTTACGATGCCGGCCGGCAGCACTATTACTTATACGGTGCATGCCACCGTGCTGCCTGGAGCGACTGGTTCGATAGCCAATACAGCCACTGTGACTGGGCCTACCGGCGAAACGGAAATTAATCCAGGGAACAATACAGCAACCGATACCGATACCATTAGCGGCACCCCGCACGCCGATTTGCAAGTTACGGCCAGCGATGGGCAAAACTCGATACTCCCCGGTTCAACCGTCACGTACACAATAGTGGTTAGCAATGCCGGGCCGGCCACCGTGGCGGGCGCGAATATTGTCGATAATTTGCCGTCGACGTTCAGCTCCATCACATTCAGTGCTACCGCCACCGGCGGAGCGTCCGGCTTCTGGCAGAATGCGTTTGGCAACTTGAACAATACTGTTACGATGCCACCGGGCAGCACCATCACGTATTTGCTGACTGGCACCCTGAGTTCCACTGCTACGGGTTCGGTTTCGAACACCGCCACGGTGACCGATCCAGCCGGCGTAACGGAAAACAACCCTGCCAACAACACGGCTACTGACACCGACACCGTCGGCGGCACACCCACAGCCGATTTACAGGTTACCGTAACCGATGGCCAAACCACGCTGGCGCCTGGCTCGACGGTAACTTACACCATCGTGGTTTCCAACGCCGGTCCCAGCACGGTCACCGGGGCCAACATCGTTGACAATTTGCCGGCCACATTCAGTAACATAAGTTTCACCGCCACGGCCACGGGCGACGCCTCGGGCTTCTGGCAAAGTGCGTTCGGCAATCTAAATAACACGGTCACGATGCCGCCGGGTAGCACTATCACCTATTTGCTCACCGGCACGCTTAGTCCAACTGCGATAGGCACCATTGCCAATACGGCAACCATTACGGGATCGGCAGGCGTGACCGAACTCAATCCGGCCAACAACACCGCCACCGATACCGATACCGTGGCAGCCACGCCGCAAGCCGATTTGCAGATCACGATGACCGACGGTCAAACAACCGTCAGCCCGGGTGCGGCCGTTACGTATACCATTGTCGTCACCAATGCGGGACCGAATACAGTCACCGGTGCAAACATCGTCACCACGCTTTCCTCCGGCTTCGATACAACCTTTGGCGCCACAACGTTTACCGCGACCGCCACAGGCGATGCCTCTGGCTTCTGGGGCAGCGCGTTTGGCAACGTGAATAACACGGTGACCATGCCGCCGGGTAGCACCATTACATACCTGTTGCATGCAAGCCTTCTGCCTGGCGTGACCACGGGCTCGGTTTCCGGGACCGCTAGCGTGACTGCTCCAGCGGGCGTGAATGAAATCAATCCGGCCAATAACACGGCGACTGACACCGATACCGTTAACGGAACGCCGCACGCCGATTTACAGGTGACGGTGACTGATGGCCAAACAACCGCGACACCGGGTTCGGCTGTAACCTACACCATTGTGGTTACCAATGCGGGACCAAGCACCGTTGTGGGTGCAAACATTGTCGACAATTTGCCCGCGGTGTACAGTTCGCCAAGCTTTACGGCCACAGCCACGGGCAATGCATCGGGCTTTTGGCAGAGCGCCGTGGGCAACTTGAACAATACGGTAACCATGCCGCCGGCCAGCACGATCACGTACCTGTTAACGGGCACGCTTAGCGGCACGGCCACAGGCAGCGTGGCAAATACGGCAACCGTAACCGCTCCGGTTGGCGTTGTGGAAAACAATCCTGCTAATAACACAGCCACCGACACGGATACCGTAGGTAACCAGCCACACGCTTTGGTGGCGCAAGCCACTCCGGCAGCAGCGCCTACGCCCATGCTCAATTTTCCGAATGGGTTCGTGGGCACAAGCAGTCAACTGAGCTTGAATGGATCGTCCGCCTCGATCGCCGGTTCTAACTTGCAACTAACGACGGGGGGCAAGAATCAAGCGGCCAGCATCTTTGCTCGCACGCCGGTGAACGTGACCAATTTCAGCACCCGCTTTGCCCTGCAGTTTGCGGGTGGAACCAATCCTCTGGGCGATGGCATGACATTTACCATTCAAGGAACTGGCATGAAGGCGCTGGGAAGCAATGGTGGAAACCTGGGCTACGGGTCGATTAAGAAAAGCATCGCGGTAAAGTTCGATCTGTTTAGCAATGCCGGCGAGGGAGCAAATTCCACGGGACTTTACACGAACGGGGCCGCACCCACCTCGGCTAAATCGAACAATCTCAACGGCTCCGGCATCGACTTGCACAGCGGTCACGTGTTCGACGTGGCAATGAACTACGATGGCGCCAAGCTTACCGTGACGATTACCGACATGGTTACGCAGGCCACGGCCACGCAATCTTACACCGTGAACATTCCGTCGCTTGTGGGCGGCAAGACGGCCTATGTCGGATTTACGGCCGGCACCAGTGCCAATACTGCGGTGCAAAAGGTCCTCAATTGGACCTATGCCGCGTTACCGCCAGCCGTGGTGGTCACTCCCACCACCTCCACGGCAACTGCTGGGGCGGCAAAAACTACTGTAACCACCGCAGGAAGCACTCCCCAAGCAACCTCGGCGGTCAAGCTTAGCTCTGCGGTCAGCAACGAATCGGCCGCAGCGACTTCCACGGCAAAAAGTAAATCGTCTTCCACTTCTTCAACCAACACCGCCGGTACAGCAGAACTTCTGCAGTCGCTGCCGAAGCTGGGCTAA
- a CDS encoding DUF420 domain-containing protein has translation MIFAASTIGNSHVRRKLFRLFQQFPPKTIALVIQKLLLAEFSGIHGFLGTRASIMLDVVFLAMFLVLPVMGVSIGLARFRKQYTWHKRIQLSLATILLVAVAAFEIDMQFISGWQTRAMPSPYWPVGVKTSLYIHLIFSISTFFLWLYVVIGALRNIPQPPRPSAYSGRHIFWARLAAIDLTLTALTGWVFYWLAFAA, from the coding sequence ATGATTTTTGCCGCAAGCACAATCGGCAATTCGCACGTCCGCCGAAAGCTGTTCCGCCTGTTCCAACAGTTTCCGCCAAAGACTATCGCCTTGGTGATTCAAAAACTTCTACTGGCCGAATTTTCCGGCATCCACGGTTTTTTGGGCACGCGCGCGTCGATCATGCTCGACGTAGTGTTTTTGGCGATGTTTTTGGTGCTGCCCGTGATGGGCGTTAGCATCGGTCTGGCACGGTTTCGCAAGCAATATACCTGGCACAAGCGCATTCAACTGAGTTTGGCGACCATCCTTCTCGTGGCCGTAGCAGCATTCGAAATCGACATGCAATTCATCAGCGGTTGGCAAACTCGGGCCATGCCGTCGCCATATTGGCCCGTGGGCGTGAAAACGAGCCTATACATTCATTTGATTTTTTCGATCTCGACGTTCTTCTTATGGCTATACGTGGTCATTGGCGCGCTGCGCAACATTCCGCAGCCGCCCAGGCCCTCGGCCTACAGCGGCCGCCATATCTTCTGGGCCCGATTGGCGGCGATCGATTTGACCCTTACGGCCTTAACTGGCTGGGTCTTCTACTGGCTGGCATTTGCCGCTTAG
- a CDS encoding glycosyltransferase family 4 protein, translating to MKVLQVYNDYRTHCGGEGAVVQMIHALLEKRGHQARLFTKTSKGLDASLLGKVRAFANGIYSRSSYRDMAQILHAERPDLVHVHNLYPLISPSVLVASHRARLPVVMTSHNYMLTCPVVNHLHKGQVCERCLGGREYWCVVKNCRENLAESMAYALRGFIARKLNWFQRHVTLHMVLSEFAKARLVKEGFEESRIAVLPNMVNLGPEQNDRTLGSYVAFSGRMKEEKGVDVLLAAAPRLPDVPFRLAGDGPILDELRKNAPANVLFVGRLEPNQMAAFYAGARFLIVPSKWYEGCPLVVSEGMSQSLPVIASRIGGLPEFVDDGVTGLLFEPGNSVELAERIRLLWGNPDLCLQMGTAGRRKASQEYNENLYYERLMSIYREALKLARGNCHASEPSVPRSVALSACAPIARKG from the coding sequence GTGAAAGTTTTGCAAGTCTACAACGACTATCGCACTCATTGCGGCGGCGAAGGCGCCGTGGTGCAAATGATTCATGCGCTATTGGAAAAGCGCGGTCATCAAGCTCGATTGTTTACCAAAACAAGCAAAGGGTTAGACGCCAGCTTGCTGGGCAAAGTCCGCGCATTCGCCAACGGCATCTACAGCCGCTCTTCGTACCGCGACATGGCTCAAATACTGCACGCGGAGCGACCTGATTTAGTGCATGTGCACAATCTGTATCCTTTAATTTCACCGTCGGTGTTAGTGGCCAGCCATCGCGCGCGCCTGCCGGTGGTAATGACCAGCCACAACTATATGCTTACCTGCCCGGTCGTCAATCACTTGCACAAAGGCCAAGTATGCGAGCGTTGTCTGGGCGGCCGTGAGTATTGGTGCGTTGTGAAAAACTGTCGCGAAAACTTGGCTGAGAGCATGGCCTATGCCCTGCGAGGCTTCATCGCGCGGAAGCTGAATTGGTTTCAACGCCATGTGACTTTGCATATGGTGCTTAGCGAGTTTGCCAAGGCCCGGCTGGTGAAGGAAGGCTTCGAAGAATCCCGAATTGCCGTCCTGCCAAATATGGTGAACTTGGGACCGGAGCAAAACGATCGAACATTAGGCAGTTACGTTGCCTTTTCCGGCAGAATGAAAGAAGAAAAAGGGGTCGACGTGCTACTGGCGGCGGCGCCTCGTTTACCAGACGTTCCGTTCCGGTTGGCGGGCGATGGGCCCATTCTCGATGAATTACGGAAGAACGCACCGGCTAACGTTCTGTTTGTCGGCCGTTTGGAACCTAATCAAATGGCGGCATTTTACGCAGGCGCGCGCTTTCTCATCGTGCCTAGCAAATGGTATGAAGGCTGCCCGTTAGTTGTTTCGGAGGGCATGAGCCAGTCGCTGCCGGTCATTGCTTCGCGAATTGGAGGTTTGCCGGAATTTGTCGACGACGGCGTCACCGGCCTGCTATTTGAACCCGGCAACTCGGTTGAATTAGCCGAACGAATTCGCTTGCTGTGGGGCAATCCCGATTTGTGCCTGCAAATGGGAACGGCCGGACGGCGCAAAGCCAGCCAGGAATATAACGAGAACTTGTATTACGAGCGATTGATGTCCATTTACCGAGAGGCGCTTAAATTAGCTCGCGGAAATTGCCACGCCTCAGAACCTTCTGTCCCACGATCTGTGGCACTCTCGGCCTGTGCACCAATCGCAAGAAAGGGATAA